The following coding sequences are from one Motacilla alba alba isolate MOTALB_02 chromosome 4, Motacilla_alba_V1.0_pri, whole genome shotgun sequence window:
- the WRN gene encoding Werner syndrome ATP-dependent helicase isoform X1, which translates to MDEVAAGLRDKYPQWMLTESQEEDSLSHTKKPGAQRSVLEDGLPFLEFSGSVVYSYEANDCSLLSEDIRHSLPQGAAVGFDIEWPPSYTRGKVARTAVIQMCVAEDRCYLFHVSSMAGFPKGLKRLLEDETIKKVGVGIEGDQWKLMSDFEIKLKSFVELADVANEKLKCKETWSLNGLVKHLFGRQLLKDQSVRCSSWDKFPLTEEQKLYAATDAYAGYIVYEKLKNMNESDPKLLSASKDARSEAVKEHLASLAAEITDLASHIPDSSGHLENFQRATDILAEISGNIRALKTTLLGSGSPSGLERSCGANRRHFEAKSASVQKAESAEQPEGDLNICSDATLAVLWEEEMSGEEAQRASPALENGAPAARLTDREDRDDFMSLDITEQELQALERQAAKGSVSEAAPEEACSTDNEQNVSCVIESDEELEMQMLKSLEDVDDGEGVLPEGESSKARRTPEVDVAPDGDEDEGIEEEEEEYLDPLLPEPEESHIMCLKTYFGHSSFKPVQWKVINSLLEDRRDNLVVMATGYGKSLCYQFPPVYTGRTGVVICPLISLMEDQVLQLTMTGIPACFLGSAQSKQVKDSIRGGQYQVIYMTPEFCSGNLELLQDLDQTVGITLIAVDEAHCISEWGHDFRSSFRSLGMLKKTLPSIPIIALTATASPSIREDIVKCLDLRNPQVTCTSFDRPNLYLEVGQQSGDICRDLKQFLTRKGSSSVYEFEGPTIIYCPTRKATEQVVHELNQLNVACGTYHAGMGTKQRRDTHHKFMRDEIQCVVATVAFGMGINKADIRLVIHYGAPKEMESYYQEMGRAGRDGLPAACHVLWAATDLASNRRLLNEIRNEAFRLYKLKMLAKMEKYLVSSGCRRKIILSHFEDRQLRKVSSGIMGTEECCDNCRSSGSCLAVPSDFEGGLQDFGKQAHQLLSAVSALDEKFGTRMPILLLRGSCSQRLPERYRRHPLFGCGKEWPENWWKQLCQQLIMEGFLKEASAPNNKFATICGLTPKGRNWLSKDGSASNPSLLLQSSEDLNLQRPSASSRRSPLLSKQRSPGTKGAAQSPGKQVSLYEMFSCYRKGQTPPRSANMVNSVSGRSALKSPLKPQEPGASSREKELETALYGKLLTARQKVANEKEIPPAVLATNKILVEMARIRPTNIENLKKIDGVSEAKSTMLMPLLAEIKDFCQANGLQTDAFPTAESKVQKEASPWKRARALSPSEEVTYILFQEKNYSLRAISESRSLPVAVVGTHLCQALAAGRTVSVERAGLTPAVQRVIREVIHSPPVLSDTTKIQEIRKRTPAHIELYLIKMMIVLLEKEGGNKSQDGLGIKRRLVWPEGQQGKTGADQAKREGALWNKNQAAGSVDASQAGSRGAADPSKPITLASSHQPALNPKEEEKLSADCQSKVRRQEHSPDLLVGVGILNSPILSSCLAPRLCLKSWPGLPALSCHWHPRGRGAMLLLFSLLCPNLPLGQQ; encoded by the exons ATGGACGAGGTAGCTGCTGGCCTGCGGGATAAGTATCCCCAGTGGATGCTCACAGAGAGCCAGGAGGAAGATTCCTTGAGCCACACAAAG AAGCCTGGTGCCCAGAGGAGTGTTCTGGAGGATGGGCTGCCTTTCCTGGAGTTCTCTGGCTCTGTCGTTTACAGCTACGAAGCCAACGACTGTTCTCTTCTCTCAGAAGACATCAG gcacagcctgccACAGGGCGCTGCCGTGGGCTTTGACATCGAGTGGCCCCCGTCCTACACCAGGGGCAAGGTGGCCAGAACAGCTGTGATCCAGATGTGCGTGGCTGAGGACAGGTGTTACTTGTTCCACGTCTCCTCCATGGCAG GTTTTCCCAAGGGACTCAAAAGGCTGCTGGAAGatgaaacaattaaaaaggTTGGCGTAGGAATTGAGGGAGATCAATGGAAGCTGATGAGTGACTTTGAGATCAAACTGAAGAGCTTTGTGGAGCTGGCTGACGTTGCTAATGAGAAA CTGAAGTGTAAGGAGACGTGGAGCCTGAATGGCTTGGTGAAGCACCTTTTTGGCAGGCAGCTGTTGAAGGATCAGTCCGTccgctgcagcagctgggacaagTTTCCACTCACCGAGGAGCAGAAGCTCTACGCAGCCACGGATGCCTAT GCTGGCTACATTGtttatgaaaaactgaaaaacatgaaTGAGAGTGACCCAAAATTACTTAGTGCGAGCAAAG ATGCCAGGTCTGAGGCTGTGAAGGAGCACTTggcttccctggctgcagagatAACAGACCTGGCTTCTCACATCCCTGACTCTTCTGGACACCTGGAAAACTTCCAGAG GGCTACGGACATACTAGCAGAGATATCAGGGAACATCAGGGCCTTGAAAACCACCCTGCTGGGCTCAGGTTCCCCTTCcgggctggagaggagctgtggtGCAAACAGAAGACATTTTGAAGCCAAGTCAGCAAGCGTCCAAAAAGCAGAAAGCGCTGAGCAACCTGAAGGTGACCTCAACATCTGCTCTGATGCTACACTGGCTGTCCTCTGGGAGGAAGAAATGAGTGGAgaggaggcacagagagctAGCCCTGCTCTGGAGAACGGGGCTCCGGCAGCCAGGTTGACAGACAGAGAGGACAGGGATGACTTCATGTCCCTGGACATTACTGAGCAAGAGCTCCAGGCCTTGGAACGCCAGGCTGCCAAGGGATCGGTCAGCGAGGCTGCACCCGAG GAGGCGTGTTCCACGGACAATGAACAGAATGTGTCCTGTGTCATTGAGAGTGAtgaagagctggaaatgcagatgCTCAAA TCTCTAGAAGATGTAGATGATGGTGAGGGAGTTTTACCTGAAGGAGAGTCCAGTAAAGCCAGGAGAACGCCTGAAGTGGATGTAGCACCAGATGGTGATGAAGATGAAGGCAttgaagaagaggaggaggaatatTTGG ATCcactgctgccagagcctgAAGAAAGCCACATCATGTGTCTGAAGACCTATTTTGGGCATTCTTCATTTAAACC GGTCCAGTGGAAAGTGATCAATTCTCTTCTGGAAGACAGAAGAGATAATCTTGTTGTCATGGCAACTG gCTATGGAAAAAGCTTGTGCTACCAGTTTCCTCCTGTTTACACTGGCCGCACAGGAGTTGTCATCTGCCCTCTGATCTCCCTGATGGAGgaccaggtgctgcagctgac aatgaCAGGGATTCCAGCTTGCTTCCTTGGTTCAGCTCAGTCAAAACAGGTCAAGGATTCCATCAGAGG GGGTCAGTACCAAGTCATATACATGACTCCAGAGTTTTGCTCAGGGAACTTAGAGTTACTTCAGGACCTTGACCAAACTGTTG GTATCACCCTCATAGCTGTGGATGAAGCTCACTGCATCTCCGAGTGGGGCCACGACTTCAGGAGCTCCTTCAGAAGTTTGGGCATGTTAAAGAAGACTCTGCCCTCG ATCCCCATTATTGCTTTGACTGCAACTGCGAGCCCATCGATCAGAGAGGACATAGTGAAATGCCTGGACCTGAGGAATCCCCAGGTCACCTGCACCAGTTTTGACAGACCTAACCTGTACCTGGAAGTAGGACAGCAGAGTGGAGATATCTGTAGGGATTTGAAGCAGTTCCTAACTAGGAAAGGAAG CAGTTCTGTGTATGAGTTTGAAGGTCCCACTATCATCTACTGCCCTACAAGAAAGGCCACTGAGCAGGTGGTGCATGAACTGAATCAACTCAACGTGGCCTGCGGTACCTACCATGCTGGGATGGGGACCAAGCAGAGGAGGGACACTCACCACAAATTCATGAGGGATGAAATTCAG TGCGTCGTGGCCACGGTGGCCTTCGGGATGGGCATCAACAAGGCGGACATCCGGCTGGTGATCCACTACGGCGCCCCCAAGGAGATGGAGTCCTACTACCAGGAGATGGGCAGGGCCGGGCGCGACGGCCTTCCCGCCGCCTGCCACGTGCTCTGGGCTGCCACTGACCTGGCCTCCAACAG GCGCCTCCTGAACGAGATCCGCAACGAGGCGTTCCGGCTGTACAAGCTGAAGATGTTGGCCAAGATGGAGAAGTACCTGGTGtccagtggctgcaggaggaa AATCATCCTGTCTCATTTCGAAGACAGACAACTGCGTAAGGTTTCCTCTGGCATCATGGGCACAGAAGAATGCTGTGATAATTGCAGGTCCAG TGGCTCCTGCCTTGCAGTCCCCAGTGACTTTGAGGGTGGACTGCAGGACTTTGGGAAGCAAGCCCAccagctgctgtctgcagtgAGTGCCCTGGATGAGAAGTTTGGGACCAGGATGCCAATTCTGCTTCTTCGAGGGTCT TGCTCCCAGCGCTTGCCGGAGCGGTACCGCAGGCACCCTCTCTTCGGCTGTGGAAAAGAGTGGCCAGAGAACTGGTGgaaacagctctgccagcagctgatcATGGAAGGGTTCCTCAAAGAGGCCTCAGCCCCAAACAACAAGTTTGCGACCATTTGTGGGCTCACCCCAAAG GGTAGGAATTGGCTGTCCAAAGATGGATCTGCCTCAAATCCAAGCCTTCTGTTACAGTCCAGTGAAGACCTTAATCTGCAGAGACCTTCTGCCAG CAGCAGGCGATCGCCTCTGCTCTCCAAGCAGCGCTCCCCAGGCAcaaaaggagcagcacagtCCCCAGGCAAGCAG GTATCTCTATATGAGATGTTCTCCTGTTACAGAAAAGGTCAAACTCCTCCAAGAAGTGCTAATATGGTTAACAG TGTTTCAGGGCGTTCAGCGCTGAAATCTCCTTTGAAGCCCCAAGAACCAGGTGCTTCATCCCGAGAAAAAGAGCTTGAG acTGCTCTGTATGGCAAGCTGCTGACTGCTAGACAGAAGGTAGCTAATGAGAAGGAGATTCCTCCAGCTGTCTTGGCAACCAATAAGATCCTGGTGGAGATGGCCCGGATAAG GCCTACGAACATCGAGAACCTGAAGAAAATTGATGGTGTGTCTGAGGCCAAGTCCACCATGTTGATGCCTCTCCTGGCTGAAATTAAGGACTTCTGCCAAGCAAATGGTTTGCAG ACCGACGCATTCCCCACTGCTGAATCCAAGGTTCAGAAAGAAGCATCTCCCTGGAAGCGTGCTAGAGCCCTTTCTCCCTCAGAGGAGGTCACGTATATCCTGTTCCAAGAGAAAAATTACTCCCTG AGGGCCATCAGTGAGAGCAGGTCTCTGCCCGTGGCTGTGGTTGGCActcacctgtgccaggccctggcagCGGGCCGCACGGTGAGCGTGGAGCGGGCGGGTCTGACCCCTGCCGTGCAGCGCGTCATTCGAGAGGTGATCCACAGCCCTCCCGTTCTCTCAG aCACTACCAAAATTCAGGAAATTAGAAAACGTACTCCTGCCCATATTGAGCTGTATCTGATCAAGATGATGATTGTACTACTGGAGAAGGAGGGTGGAAATAAATCGCAGGATGGCTTAGGCATCAAAAGAAGGTTGGTGTGGcctgaagggcagcagggcaaAACAGGAGCGGATCAAGCAAAAAGGGAAGGTGCCTTGTGGAATAAAAACCAG gctgcagggagcgTGGAtgccagccaggcagggagcaggggggcAGCAGACCCTTCGAAGCCCATCACCCTGGCCTCCTCCCATCAGCCTGCCCTGAATcccaaggaggaggagaagctcTCTGCAGACTGTCAGTCCAAGGTGAgaaggcaggagcacagcccagaCCTGCTCGTTGGGGTGGGCATCTTGAACAGCCCAATTCTCAGCTCTTGTCTGGCTCCCAGACTGTGTCTAAAATCTTGGCCTGGCTTGCCAGCCCTTTCCTGTCATTGGCACCCCCGAGGCAGGGGTGCcatgttgcttttgttttccttgctgtgTCCCAATCTCCCGCTCGGACAGCAGTAG
- the WRN gene encoding Werner syndrome ATP-dependent helicase isoform X4: protein MDEVAAGLRDKYPQWMLTESQEEDSLSHTKKPGAQRSVLEDGLPFLEFSGSVVYSYEANDCSLLSEDIRHSLPQGAAVGFDIEWPPSYTRGKVARTAVIQMCVAEDRCYLFHVSSMAGFPKGLKRLLEDETIKKVGVGIEGDQWKLMSDFEIKLKSFVELADVANEKLKCKETWSLNGLVKHLFGRQLLKDQSVRCSSWDKFPLTEEQKLYAATDAYAGYIVYEKLKNMNESDPKLLSASKDARSEAVKEHLASLAAEITDLASHIPDSSGHLENFQRATDILAEISGNIRALKTTLLGSGSPSGLERSCGANRRHFEAKSASVQKAESAEQPEGDLNICSDATLAVLWEEEMSGEEAQRASPALENGAPAARLTDREDRDDFMSLDITEQELQALERQAAKGSVSEAAPEEACSTDNEQNVSCVIESDEELEMQMLKSLEDVDDGEGVLPEGESSKARRTPEVDVAPDGDEDEGIEEEEEEYLDPLLPEPEESHIMCLKTYFGHSSFKPVQWKVINSLLEDRRDNLVVMATGYGKSLCYQFPPVYTGRTGVVICPLISLMEDQVLQLTMTGIPACFLGSAQSKQVKDSIRGGQYQVIYMTPEFCSGNLELLQDLDQTVGITLIAVDEAHCISEWGHDFRSSFRSLGMLKKTLPSIPIIALTATASPSIREDIVKCLDLRNPQVTCTSFDRPNLYLEVGQQSGDICRDLKQFLTRKGSSSVYEFEGPTIIYCPTRKATEQVVHELNQLNVACGTYHAGMGTKQRRDTHHKFMRDEIQCVVATVAFGMGINKADIRLVIHYGAPKEMESYYQEMGRAGRDGLPAACHVLWAATDLASNRRLLNEIRNEAFRLYKLKMLAKMEKYLVSSGCRRKIILSHFEDRQLRKVSSGIMGTEECCDNCRSSGSCLAVPSDFEGGLQDFGKQAHQLLSAVSALDEKFGTRMPILLLRGSCSQRLPERYRRHPLFGCGKEWPENWWKQLCQQLIMEGFLKEASAPNNKFATICGLTPKGRNWLSKDGSASNPSLLLQSSEDLNLQRPSASSRRSPLLSKQRSPGTKGAAQSPGKQVSLYEMFSCYRKGQTPPRSANMVNSVSGRSALKSPLKPQEPGASSREKELETALYGKLLTARQKVANEKEIPPAVLATNKILVEMARIRPTNIENLKKIDGVSEAKSTMLMPLLAEIKDFCQANGLQTDAFPTAESKVQKEASPWKRARALSPSEEVTYILFQEKNYSLRAISESRSLPVAVVGTHLCQALAAGRTVSVERAGLTPAVQRVIREVIHSPPVLSDTTKIQEIRKRTPAHIELYLIKMMIVLLEKEGGNKSQDGLGIKRRLVWPEGQQGKTGADQAKREGALWNKNQGSGINPASKEGAGKTHLHVVPSAGVNRSSHSNRACGKPAISEGFGNTGMCH, encoded by the exons ATGGACGAGGTAGCTGCTGGCCTGCGGGATAAGTATCCCCAGTGGATGCTCACAGAGAGCCAGGAGGAAGATTCCTTGAGCCACACAAAG AAGCCTGGTGCCCAGAGGAGTGTTCTGGAGGATGGGCTGCCTTTCCTGGAGTTCTCTGGCTCTGTCGTTTACAGCTACGAAGCCAACGACTGTTCTCTTCTCTCAGAAGACATCAG gcacagcctgccACAGGGCGCTGCCGTGGGCTTTGACATCGAGTGGCCCCCGTCCTACACCAGGGGCAAGGTGGCCAGAACAGCTGTGATCCAGATGTGCGTGGCTGAGGACAGGTGTTACTTGTTCCACGTCTCCTCCATGGCAG GTTTTCCCAAGGGACTCAAAAGGCTGCTGGAAGatgaaacaattaaaaaggTTGGCGTAGGAATTGAGGGAGATCAATGGAAGCTGATGAGTGACTTTGAGATCAAACTGAAGAGCTTTGTGGAGCTGGCTGACGTTGCTAATGAGAAA CTGAAGTGTAAGGAGACGTGGAGCCTGAATGGCTTGGTGAAGCACCTTTTTGGCAGGCAGCTGTTGAAGGATCAGTCCGTccgctgcagcagctgggacaagTTTCCACTCACCGAGGAGCAGAAGCTCTACGCAGCCACGGATGCCTAT GCTGGCTACATTGtttatgaaaaactgaaaaacatgaaTGAGAGTGACCCAAAATTACTTAGTGCGAGCAAAG ATGCCAGGTCTGAGGCTGTGAAGGAGCACTTggcttccctggctgcagagatAACAGACCTGGCTTCTCACATCCCTGACTCTTCTGGACACCTGGAAAACTTCCAGAG GGCTACGGACATACTAGCAGAGATATCAGGGAACATCAGGGCCTTGAAAACCACCCTGCTGGGCTCAGGTTCCCCTTCcgggctggagaggagctgtggtGCAAACAGAAGACATTTTGAAGCCAAGTCAGCAAGCGTCCAAAAAGCAGAAAGCGCTGAGCAACCTGAAGGTGACCTCAACATCTGCTCTGATGCTACACTGGCTGTCCTCTGGGAGGAAGAAATGAGTGGAgaggaggcacagagagctAGCCCTGCTCTGGAGAACGGGGCTCCGGCAGCCAGGTTGACAGACAGAGAGGACAGGGATGACTTCATGTCCCTGGACATTACTGAGCAAGAGCTCCAGGCCTTGGAACGCCAGGCTGCCAAGGGATCGGTCAGCGAGGCTGCACCCGAG GAGGCGTGTTCCACGGACAATGAACAGAATGTGTCCTGTGTCATTGAGAGTGAtgaagagctggaaatgcagatgCTCAAA TCTCTAGAAGATGTAGATGATGGTGAGGGAGTTTTACCTGAAGGAGAGTCCAGTAAAGCCAGGAGAACGCCTGAAGTGGATGTAGCACCAGATGGTGATGAAGATGAAGGCAttgaagaagaggaggaggaatatTTGG ATCcactgctgccagagcctgAAGAAAGCCACATCATGTGTCTGAAGACCTATTTTGGGCATTCTTCATTTAAACC GGTCCAGTGGAAAGTGATCAATTCTCTTCTGGAAGACAGAAGAGATAATCTTGTTGTCATGGCAACTG gCTATGGAAAAAGCTTGTGCTACCAGTTTCCTCCTGTTTACACTGGCCGCACAGGAGTTGTCATCTGCCCTCTGATCTCCCTGATGGAGgaccaggtgctgcagctgac aatgaCAGGGATTCCAGCTTGCTTCCTTGGTTCAGCTCAGTCAAAACAGGTCAAGGATTCCATCAGAGG GGGTCAGTACCAAGTCATATACATGACTCCAGAGTTTTGCTCAGGGAACTTAGAGTTACTTCAGGACCTTGACCAAACTGTTG GTATCACCCTCATAGCTGTGGATGAAGCTCACTGCATCTCCGAGTGGGGCCACGACTTCAGGAGCTCCTTCAGAAGTTTGGGCATGTTAAAGAAGACTCTGCCCTCG ATCCCCATTATTGCTTTGACTGCAACTGCGAGCCCATCGATCAGAGAGGACATAGTGAAATGCCTGGACCTGAGGAATCCCCAGGTCACCTGCACCAGTTTTGACAGACCTAACCTGTACCTGGAAGTAGGACAGCAGAGTGGAGATATCTGTAGGGATTTGAAGCAGTTCCTAACTAGGAAAGGAAG CAGTTCTGTGTATGAGTTTGAAGGTCCCACTATCATCTACTGCCCTACAAGAAAGGCCACTGAGCAGGTGGTGCATGAACTGAATCAACTCAACGTGGCCTGCGGTACCTACCATGCTGGGATGGGGACCAAGCAGAGGAGGGACACTCACCACAAATTCATGAGGGATGAAATTCAG TGCGTCGTGGCCACGGTGGCCTTCGGGATGGGCATCAACAAGGCGGACATCCGGCTGGTGATCCACTACGGCGCCCCCAAGGAGATGGAGTCCTACTACCAGGAGATGGGCAGGGCCGGGCGCGACGGCCTTCCCGCCGCCTGCCACGTGCTCTGGGCTGCCACTGACCTGGCCTCCAACAG GCGCCTCCTGAACGAGATCCGCAACGAGGCGTTCCGGCTGTACAAGCTGAAGATGTTGGCCAAGATGGAGAAGTACCTGGTGtccagtggctgcaggaggaa AATCATCCTGTCTCATTTCGAAGACAGACAACTGCGTAAGGTTTCCTCTGGCATCATGGGCACAGAAGAATGCTGTGATAATTGCAGGTCCAG TGGCTCCTGCCTTGCAGTCCCCAGTGACTTTGAGGGTGGACTGCAGGACTTTGGGAAGCAAGCCCAccagctgctgtctgcagtgAGTGCCCTGGATGAGAAGTTTGGGACCAGGATGCCAATTCTGCTTCTTCGAGGGTCT TGCTCCCAGCGCTTGCCGGAGCGGTACCGCAGGCACCCTCTCTTCGGCTGTGGAAAAGAGTGGCCAGAGAACTGGTGgaaacagctctgccagcagctgatcATGGAAGGGTTCCTCAAAGAGGCCTCAGCCCCAAACAACAAGTTTGCGACCATTTGTGGGCTCACCCCAAAG GGTAGGAATTGGCTGTCCAAAGATGGATCTGCCTCAAATCCAAGCCTTCTGTTACAGTCCAGTGAAGACCTTAATCTGCAGAGACCTTCTGCCAG CAGCAGGCGATCGCCTCTGCTCTCCAAGCAGCGCTCCCCAGGCAcaaaaggagcagcacagtCCCCAGGCAAGCAG GTATCTCTATATGAGATGTTCTCCTGTTACAGAAAAGGTCAAACTCCTCCAAGAAGTGCTAATATGGTTAACAG TGTTTCAGGGCGTTCAGCGCTGAAATCTCCTTTGAAGCCCCAAGAACCAGGTGCTTCATCCCGAGAAAAAGAGCTTGAG acTGCTCTGTATGGCAAGCTGCTGACTGCTAGACAGAAGGTAGCTAATGAGAAGGAGATTCCTCCAGCTGTCTTGGCAACCAATAAGATCCTGGTGGAGATGGCCCGGATAAG GCCTACGAACATCGAGAACCTGAAGAAAATTGATGGTGTGTCTGAGGCCAAGTCCACCATGTTGATGCCTCTCCTGGCTGAAATTAAGGACTTCTGCCAAGCAAATGGTTTGCAG ACCGACGCATTCCCCACTGCTGAATCCAAGGTTCAGAAAGAAGCATCTCCCTGGAAGCGTGCTAGAGCCCTTTCTCCCTCAGAGGAGGTCACGTATATCCTGTTCCAAGAGAAAAATTACTCCCTG AGGGCCATCAGTGAGAGCAGGTCTCTGCCCGTGGCTGTGGTTGGCActcacctgtgccaggccctggcagCGGGCCGCACGGTGAGCGTGGAGCGGGCGGGTCTGACCCCTGCCGTGCAGCGCGTCATTCGAGAGGTGATCCACAGCCCTCCCGTTCTCTCAG aCACTACCAAAATTCAGGAAATTAGAAAACGTACTCCTGCCCATATTGAGCTGTATCTGATCAAGATGATGATTGTACTACTGGAGAAGGAGGGTGGAAATAAATCGCAGGATGGCTTAGGCATCAAAAGAAGGTTGGTGTGGcctgaagggcagcagggcaaAACAGGAGCGGATCAAGCAAAAAGGGAAGGTGCCTTGTGGAATAAAAACCAG GGGAGTGGGATCAATCCAGCATccaaggaaggagcagggaaaactCATCTGCATGTGGTGCCTTCAGCTGGGGTAAACAGATCTTCTCACTCTAATAGAGCATGTGGTAAACCAGCCATCAGTGAGGGTTTTGGTAACACAGGGATGTGCCACTGA